One window of the Pyrus communis chromosome 17, drPyrComm1.1, whole genome shotgun sequence genome contains the following:
- the LOC137722650 gene encoding serine/threonine-protein phosphatase PP1-like — protein MDQSVLDDIINRLLEVRGRPGKQVQLSESEIRQLCLVSKEIFLQQPNLLELEAPIKICGDIHGQYSDLIRLFEYGGLPPNANYLFLGDYVDRGKQSLETICLLLAYKIKYPENFFLLRGNHECASINRIYGFYDECKRRFNVRLWKTFTECFNCLPVAALIDEKILCMHGGLSPDLHNLDQIRNLQRPTDVPDTGLLCDLLWSDPSKDVQGWGGNERGVSFTFGPDTVTEFLQKHDLDLICRAHQVVEDGYELFANRQLVTIFSAPNYCGEFDNAGAMMSVDETLMCSFQILKPAEKKPKFNFGSMTAAKPGNTSSGVGAFASIAAAKPGNTVTGIKSLMHR, from the exons ATGGACCAATCGGTTCTGGATGACATAATCAACCGACTCCTCGAAGTCCGAGGCCGACCCGGGAAGCAGGTCCAGCTGTCGGAGTCGGAGATCCGGCAGCTTTGTTTGGTCTCTAAAGAAATCTTCTTGCAGCAGCCTAATTTGTTAGAGCTCGAAGCACCCATCAAGATTTGTG GTGATATACATGGTCAGTACTCGGATCTTATAAGGCTTTTCGAGTACGGTGGACTACCTCCTAATGCCAATTACTTGTTCTTGGGGGATTATGTGGATCGGGGAAAGCAAAGTTTAGAAACAATATGTCTTCTCCTtgcatataaaataaaatatcctGAGAATTTTTTCCTCTTGAGGGGAAACCATGAATGTGCATCTATAAACCGTATATACGGATTTTATGATGAGTGTAAGAGAAGATTCAATGTGAGGTTATGGAAGACATTCACAGAGTGTTTTAACTGCCTTCCAGTGGCAGCTCTGATTGATGAAAAGATTCTCTGCATGCATGGCGGTCTTTCTCCCGACCTGCATAATTTagatcaaatcagaaatttacaGAGGCCAACAGATGTACCAGACACAGGTTTACTTTGTGACCTTCTCTGGTCTGATCCCAGTAAAGATGTTCAAGGTTGGGGAGGGAACGAGCGGGGAGTTTCGTTTACATTTGGTCCTGACACGGTGACGGAGTTTCTTCAGAAGCATGATTTGGATCTCATTTGTCGTGCTCACCAG gttgtggaggatgGCTACGAGTTATTTGCCAACCGACAACTTGTGACGATATTTTCAGCACCTAATTATTGTGGGGAATTTGATAATGCTGGTGCCATGATGAGTGTGGATGAGACATTAATGTGCTCTTTTCAAATATTAAAACCTGCAGAGAAAAAGCCGAAATTTAACTTTGGGAGCATGACTGCAGCTAAACCTGGAAATACTTCATCTGGAGTTGGCGCTTTTGCGAGCATAGCAGCAGCTAAGCCTGGGAACACTGTTACAGGAATCAAG TCTTTGATGCACAGGTAA
- the LOC137723588 gene encoding phosphoenolpyruvate carboxylase kinase 1 — translation MYDTLKNSYQLFEEIGRGRFGTIVRAFSPDSAEFVACKIIDKSALTDETDRACLENEPKIMTLLSPHPNILKLFNVFETEDSLAMVLELCEPATLYDRIVQRTLSEPEAAAIMKQLLEAVSHCHRLGVVHRDLKPENVLFDSRNNLKLADFGSAEWTGDGGAMEGVVGTPYYVAPEVLMGREYNEKIDVWSAGVMMYIMLGGIPPFYGESATEIFEAVLRGNLRFPPKAFRSVSPAAKDLLRKMICRDASRRLSADQALRHPWILSGGEANPIDQI, via the exons ATGTATGACACATTGAAGAACTCCTACCAACTCTTCGAAGAAATCGGCCGCGGCCGGTTCGGCACCATCGTCCGAGCCTTCTCGCCCGACTCGGCCGAGTTCGTCGCCTGCAAGATCATCGACAAATCGGCCCTTACCGACGAAACCGACCGCGCCTGCCTCGAGAACGAGCCCAAGATAATGACCCTTTTGTCCCCGCACCCCAACATTCTCAAGCTCTTCAACGTCTTCGAGACCGAGGACTCGCTCGCCATGGTGCTCGAGCTCTGCGAGCCCGCCACGCTCTACGACCGCATCGTGCAGCGCACGCTCTCGGAGCCCGAGGCCGCAGCGATCATGAAGCAGCTGCTCGAGGCCGTCTCGCATTGCCACCGCCTCGGGGTGGTTCATAGGGATTTGAAGCCGGAGAATGTTTTGTTCGACTCGAGAAACAATTTGAAGCTTGCGGATTTCGGGTCGGCGGAGTGGACCGGCGACGGAGGCGCCATGGAGGGCGTTGTCGGGACGCCGTACTACGTCGCGCCGGAGGTGCTGATGGGCAGGGAGTATAATGAAAAGATCGACGTCTGGAGCGCCGGCGTGATGATGTACATAATGCTCGGCGGGATTCCTCCGTTTTACGGAGAGTCGGCGACGGAGATCTTCGAGGCGGTTTTGAGAGGGAATTTGAGATTTCCGCCGAAGGCTTTCCGATCTGTGTCGCCTGCGGCGAAGGATCTGTTGAGGAAGATGATCTGCAGAGACGCTTCCAGAAGACTCTCTGCTGACCAGGCACTTA GGCACCCATGGATCTTAAGTGGTGGAGAAGCAAATCCAATTGACCAAATCTGA
- the LOC137723792 gene encoding mediator of RNA polymerase II transcription subunit 16-like, which translates to MHSVAVLQVKVLFLILMDLCRRTASLAHSLPVSQVGSSNIQVRLHYIDGNYTVLPEVVEASLGPHMQNMPRPRGADAAGLLLRELELHPPAEEWHRRNMYGGPWSDSDDMDPQDDTPKLCNSSDPPDSGSLESCDVYYGAHGLWPRKRRMSERDAAFGLNTSVGLGAYLGIMGSRRDVVTAVWKTGLEGVWYKCIRCLRQTSAFASSGATTPANQTGRETWWISRWAYCCPMCGGTWVRVV; encoded by the exons ATGCACTCTGTTGCTGTCCTGCAGGTGAAAGTCCTTTTCCTCATCCTTATGGATCTTTGCCGGCGAACAGCAAGCCTGGCACATTCATTGCCAGTTTCTCAGGTGGGAAGCAGCAACATTCAGGTTCGGCTGCATTATATCGATGGCAATTATACTGTACTTCCGGAGGTTGTTGAAGCATCCCTTGGCCCTCATATGCAG AATATGCCCCGGCCTAGAGGTGCAGATGCTGCTGGTCTATTACTCCGAGAGTTAGAACTCCACCCTCCAGCCGAAGAGTGGCATAGGCGCAATATGTATGGTGGGCCTTGGTCTGATTCAGATGATATGGATCCTCAAGATGATACCCCCAAGCTATGTAATTCTTCAGACCCACCTGATTCCGGATCTTTGGAAAGTTGTGATGTTTATTATGGAGCCCATGGCCTGTGGCCAAGGAAGCGCAGGATGTCTGAAAGAGATGCAGCTTTTGGCCTAAACACTTCAGTGGGTCTGGGGGCATATCTTGGTATAATGGGATCACGGAGAGATGTTGTTACTGCCGTATGGAAGACTGGTCTAGAAGGGGTTTGGTACAAG TGCATAAGATGTTTGCGGCAGACTTCAGCTTTTGCTTCCTCAGGTGCTACTACTCCAGCGAATCAAACTGGGCGGGAGACTTGGTGGATCAGCCGCTGGGCTTATTGCTGTCCTATGTGTGGCGGAACATGGGTTCGAGTTGTATAG